One Methanobacterium formicicum DSM 3637 genomic window, TGGCTTCCAGTGCTGATCTTTCCACTTTCTGCTTCATTTCGTCAAAATCTTCTGGCTGCAGATCCCCAACCATCTTTTTGACCTTGGTATACGCTGCCTCACGGAATAAGGGTTTAAGTTCTTTTTCTCCTTGATCGGTGATTAGACGAGGAATTCCAGTATCATCCACTTCTCCTATTCTACCAATCCTGACTCCAGCACCTGAAACAGCCTTCTCCACCTGGCTTGCCACATCTTCAGTGGCTATTATCATGAGTGAATCCACTGAAACACCCAGATGGTCAATATCCAGGCTTTCCAGCATATTCAGTACTTTAGGGTTAACCAGTTGTCTGATTTCCTCTTCCCAGAATGCAAGTCCCAACCCTGTGGTCTGTGATATCTCATGGGCATCCCCTCTGAGTCCTCCGTTGGTCACATCGGTCATGGCGTGTACTTTGGGGAGGAGTCCGGCCTTTAGTATGGCCTCCGATGCCTGGATGAAGCTGATGTCCATGGTCTCCCACACCACATCGAAGAGTCCGTGATAGAGGGCGGTGGTGGTTATGGTCCCTCCACCTGATCCTTCAGTTAGGAGGATCACATCTCCGGGTTCGGCTCGTTTACGGGCGGTGGGGGGATGGGGGGATATTCCCACCGCACCCACGGCGCTGACCAGCCGGTCTCCCAAGACCATATCTCCTCCCACACGTAGGGTACTACCGGCTACTAAGGGGACTCCAGTGAGTTCTGAAACCGCGCATACTCCTGCAGTGTAGTCGAAGAGCTTAGCTACTTCTCCATCGTCTGCCAGGTGAAGGTCGCTTAAGAGTGCTACTGGCTGGGAACCCATAACACAAACGTCCCGCATGGATGCCCTGGCCACGTGGAAACCGCCCAGGAATGGGTATTCACTTAGACGGGAGTGTATTCCATCCACGGCTGTGGTGATGTACACTTCATCAGCTCCGGCCGCTGCTTTTACCACGCCTCCGTCGTCCTGGGCGGTGGGGTTGATGAATGCGTTGGTGTGGCTGCTTTTAACGATTTCTGCGATTTGACGATGTACAAAGAAGTC contains:
- a CDS encoding AIR synthase-related protein; translation: MDIEGFARRALVDHDEESVQKSLQEKILEFKDISPEQANQMAEAVLEEVKYTLKIEDHPDESLKKLIEYPKSGVGMGQMGVGSRGAGDFFVHRQIAEIVKSSHTNAFINPTAQDDGGVVKAAAGADEVYITTAVDGIHSRLSEYPFLGGFHVARASMRDVCVMGSQPVALLSDLHLADDGEVAKLFDYTAGVCAVSELTGVPLVAGSTLRVGGDMVLGDRLVSAVGAVGISPHPPTARKRAEPGDVILLTEGSGGGTITTTALYHGLFDVVWETMDISFIQASEAILKAGLLPKVHAMTDVTNGGLRGDAHEISQTTGLGLAFWEEEIRQLVNPKVLNMLESLDIDHLGVSVDSLMIIATEDVASQVEKAVSGAGVRIGRIGEVDDTGIPRLITDQGEKELKPLFREAAYTKVKKMVGDLQPEDFDEMKQKVERSALEAIAKKDEVVARIKEKYDN